The Streptomyces sp. NBC_00162 genome window below encodes:
- a CDS encoding DUF5937 family protein, whose amino-acid sequence MSVTIDIAGLPAERISFTPSPLAELCMALHALSQPAHHPRLASWTAATAAALDPCLADRLLEAEFMWRSSFSDIFMPFAGVPGGTGLPGATLAEELDVLDRMDDDRFVTAALEHCWLATYNDGGGPSPLKDPAARAKALETAAARGPRQLDFSVRLLDDTAAVRVWMRRLIEDCDEAFFAATWKLVEPAQSADARHKTELLRRKGLPAALKEVSAALGVDEGRTTITADKMVDGSTTATDHRIGTGLVFIPTNFGWPHLLVLHAPGWRPVVHYPLGTPELGSPPGSVELLQRRMEALAHPMRMMLCRSLARAPYTTSELATVYGITAPEVSRHLAVLKKAGLIHTRRQGRYAQHQLDLPVVARIGSDFIEGILR is encoded by the coding sequence ATGAGCGTCACCATCGACATCGCCGGGCTCCCCGCCGAGCGGATCTCCTTCACGCCCTCGCCGCTCGCCGAGCTCTGCATGGCCCTGCACGCGCTCTCGCAGCCCGCCCACCACCCCCGGCTCGCCTCCTGGACCGCCGCCACCGCCGCCGCGCTCGATCCGTGCCTCGCGGACCGGCTGCTGGAGGCCGAGTTCATGTGGCGCAGCTCCTTCTCCGACATCTTCATGCCCTTTGCCGGAGTCCCCGGCGGGACCGGCCTGCCCGGCGCGACCCTGGCCGAGGAGCTCGACGTACTCGACCGGATGGACGACGACCGGTTCGTGACGGCCGCCCTGGAGCACTGCTGGCTTGCCACCTACAACGACGGCGGCGGGCCCTCCCCGCTCAAGGACCCCGCGGCCCGGGCCAAGGCGCTGGAGACGGCCGCCGCCCGCGGCCCCCGCCAGCTGGACTTCTCCGTCCGGCTGCTGGACGACACCGCCGCCGTCCGGGTGTGGATGCGGCGGCTCATCGAGGACTGCGACGAGGCGTTCTTCGCCGCGACCTGGAAGCTCGTCGAGCCCGCGCAGAGCGCCGACGCCCGGCACAAGACCGAGCTGCTGCGCCGCAAGGGGCTGCCGGCCGCGCTGAAGGAGGTCTCGGCGGCGCTCGGCGTCGACGAGGGCCGCACCACCATCACCGCCGACAAGATGGTGGACGGATCGACGACCGCCACCGACCACCGAATAGGCACCGGCCTGGTCTTCATACCGACCAACTTCGGCTGGCCGCATCTGCTGGTGCTGCACGCACCGGGCTGGCGTCCGGTGGTCCACTATCCGCTCGGCACCCCCGAACTGGGCTCCCCGCCCGGGTCGGTGGAGCTGCTCCAGCGGCGGATGGAGGCGCTGGCGCATCCCATGCGGATGATGCTGTGCCGGAGCCTGGCCCGGGCCCCGTACACGACGAGCGAGCTGGCGACCGTGTACGGGATCACCGCGCCGGAGGTGTCACGGCATCTGGCCGTCCTGAAAAAGGCCGGTCTGATCCATACGCGACGCCAAGGCCGGTATGCCCAGCATCAGTTGGATCTGCCCGTGGTCGCACGCATCGGCTCGGACTTCATCGAGGGCATCCTGCGCTAG
- a CDS encoding GntR family transcriptional regulator, whose protein sequence is MPRDTAYLEIADALRKRILAAEWPVGARLPSRARFAEEYAVGQSVAQRAMELLIIEGFLEGRAGSGTYIRVPRKRMRIPRSRLRRLSGPGGRDNGGGTWQARSKARTPAPERIAGRLAISTGDPCVHTSYAFLAEGRPVETCESWEPMAVTDRTPVVLPESGPLKGAGVIERMRSIGVTVVSATEIPRPARATQTQANLLNISVGDLITEIERTHYASDGRPVETADIVIADRRAEVAYEITYA, encoded by the coding sequence ATGCCCCGTGACACGGCGTACTTGGAGATTGCCGACGCCCTCCGGAAGCGGATCCTGGCCGCCGAGTGGCCGGTCGGCGCCCGGTTGCCGTCCCGGGCGCGCTTCGCCGAGGAGTACGCGGTGGGGCAGTCCGTCGCGCAGCGCGCGATGGAGCTCCTGATCATCGAAGGCTTCCTCGAGGGCCGCGCCGGGTCCGGCACCTACATCCGTGTCCCGCGCAAGCGGATGCGGATCCCCCGCTCCCGGCTGCGCCGGCTGAGCGGCCCGGGCGGCCGCGACAACGGCGGCGGGACCTGGCAGGCGCGCTCCAAGGCCCGCACCCCGGCGCCCGAGCGCATCGCCGGGCGGCTGGCCATCTCCACGGGCGACCCGTGCGTGCACACCTCGTACGCCTTCCTGGCCGAGGGGCGGCCGGTGGAGACCTGCGAGTCCTGGGAGCCGATGGCGGTCACGGACCGCACCCCCGTCGTCCTGCCGGAGAGCGGGCCGCTGAAGGGGGCGGGGGTGATCGAGCGGATGCGGTCGATCGGGGTGACGGTCGTGTCGGCGACCGAGATCCCGCGCCCCGCGCGGGCGACCCAGACACAGGCCAATCTGCTCAACATCAGCGTCGGCGACCTGATCACCGAGATCGAGCGGACCCACTACGCGTCGGACGGCCGCCCGGTGGAAACCGCCGACATCGTGATCGCCGACCGCCGCGCGGAAGTCGCGTACGAGATCACGTACGCCTAG
- a CDS encoding type III pantothenate kinase, with product MLLTIDVGNTHTVLGLFDGDEIVEHWRISTDPRRTADEMAVLMQGLMGMHPMLGSELGDGIHGIAICSTVPSVLHELREVTRRYYGDVPAVLVEPGIKTGVPILMDNPKEVGADRIINAVAAVELYGGPAIVVDFGTATTFDAVSTKGEYVGGVISPGIEISMEALGVRGAQLRKIELARPRNVIGKSTVEAMQSGVVYGFAGQVDGVVTRMAKELAGPNGDPDDVRVIATGGLAPMVLGESSVIDDHEPWLTLIGLRLVYERNAPNFE from the coding sequence GTGCTCCTCACCATCGACGTAGGCAACACCCATACGGTCCTGGGCCTGTTCGACGGTGACGAGATCGTCGAGCACTGGCGCATCTCGACCGACCCGCGCCGCACGGCCGACGAGATGGCCGTGCTGATGCAGGGCCTGATGGGCATGCACCCGATGCTCGGCAGCGAGCTGGGCGACGGGATCCACGGCATCGCGATCTGCTCGACGGTGCCGTCGGTCCTGCACGAGCTGCGCGAGGTCACCCGCCGCTACTACGGCGACGTGCCGGCGGTGCTGGTGGAGCCCGGGATCAAGACGGGCGTGCCGATCCTCATGGACAACCCGAAGGAGGTCGGCGCGGACCGCATCATCAACGCGGTCGCGGCGGTCGAGCTCTACGGGGGCCCGGCGATCGTGGTCGACTTCGGTACGGCCACCACCTTCGACGCGGTGTCCACGAAGGGCGAGTACGTGGGCGGGGTGATCTCCCCGGGCATCGAGATCTCGATGGAGGCCCTCGGCGTACGAGGCGCCCAGCTGCGGAAGATCGAGCTGGCCCGCCCGCGCAACGTGATCGGCAAGTCGACGGTCGAGGCGATGCAGTCGGGCGTGGTGTACGGCTTCGCGGGCCAGGTCGACGGGGTCGTGACCCGGATGGCCAAGGAGCTGGCCGGCCCGAACGGCGACCCGGACGACGTCCGGGTCATCGCCACCGGCGGGCTGGCCCCGATGGTGCTGGGCGAGTCCTCGGTGATCGACGACCACGAGCCGTGGCTGACGCTGATCGGCCTGCGCCTGGTGTACGAGCGCAACGCCCCCAACTTCGAGTAG